One stretch of Chryseobacterium fluminis DNA includes these proteins:
- a CDS encoding pepsin/retropepsin-like aspartic protease family protein → MKYTLAFLLLTISYLQIMAQKKLPVVKANSSKAIILEEDTGLKTDWNIDPSVKPDVYTVTKISKGSRTVKIKTDIDSIRITVKQGEKKDFIILLKDKDSCLTRIESAVPKNFSTVRPAFHDSIRLGINEQNTMFVKTLLNKTDSLVLNFDTGSNNLSLTRETLKDKIKEQLKGRVNVLSIGNKKYDGFRIYQVELSGHGTDGRFGWDLFDGMVVELNYDKGIMVVHSELPEFVKKDKAYQPLDIIYFDQLFFVETTIKQGRKTLKDWFLFDTGYQRTVMLDGPLLKEQQFPADQMKIIKKVVMKGGQGNEIPVITANLESLSLGKYHLKNIPSQVLSESRPVKDKKMNILGNEILKRFNIFLDFQHNVIYLKPNKLFNDAYIEKQ, encoded by the coding sequence ATGAAATATACTTTAGCTTTTTTACTCTTAACGATTTCGTACCTTCAGATTATGGCTCAGAAAAAACTTCCTGTCGTAAAAGCTAATTCATCCAAAGCCATCATTCTGGAAGAAGATACCGGGCTGAAAACCGACTGGAATATCGATCCTTCTGTAAAACCAGATGTATACACCGTCACCAAAATAAGCAAAGGCTCCAGAACGGTAAAGATAAAAACAGATATCGACTCCATCAGAATTACGGTGAAACAAGGCGAGAAAAAAGATTTTATCATTCTTCTTAAAGATAAAGATTCATGCCTTACACGAATCGAAAGCGCCGTTCCCAAAAATTTCAGTACGGTACGTCCTGCTTTTCACGACAGCATTCGTCTCGGAATCAATGAGCAGAATACCATGTTTGTAAAAACGCTGCTCAATAAAACAGATTCTCTGGTTCTTAATTTTGATACCGGAAGCAATAACCTTTCCCTGACCCGGGAAACGCTCAAAGATAAAATCAAAGAACAGCTCAAAGGAAGAGTCAATGTCCTGTCTATCGGAAACAAAAAATACGATGGCTTCAGAATCTATCAGGTTGAGCTATCGGGACATGGCACCGATGGGAGATTTGGCTGGGACCTGTTTGACGGAATGGTAGTAGAACTGAATTATGACAAAGGAATAATGGTGGTACATTCTGAACTTCCCGAATTTGTAAAAAAAGATAAGGCATATCAGCCGTTGGATATCATCTATTTTGATCAACTGTTCTTCGTTGAAACAACCATAAAACAGGGGAGAAAAACGCTGAAAGACTGGTTTCTGTTCGATACAGGATACCAGAGAACCGTAATGCTGGATGGTCCTCTGCTGAAGGAGCAGCAATTTCCGGCCGATCAGATGAAAATAATAAAAAAAGTAGTGATGAAGGGAGGACAGGGGAATGAAATCCCCGTTATCACAGCGAATCTGGAATCCCTGAGCCTCGGAAAATATCATCTTAAAAACATTCCTTCCCAGGTTCTTTCTGAAAGCAGACCGGTAAAAGATAAAAAAATGAATATCCTGGGCAACGAAATTTTGAAGAGATTTAATATCTTTCTTGATTTTCAGCATAATGTCATTTATCTGAAGCCCAATAAACTCTTTAATGATGCCTATATTGAAAAGCAGTAA
- a CDS encoding glycoside hydrolase family 97 protein translates to MKKITVGAVLLSMMFAGVNAQSLKSPDGKFEMDFQLKGGIPYYDLKYNGKTVVEDSKLGLRLFKDTSIKFASEIAKPEDAKFDLNSGFTKTAEKRDSKNESWQPVLGEKKNYINHYNELAVTLNQATTDRSIIVKFRLFNDGLGFRYEFPQQKNLNYFVIREEDSEIDFPSDMKAWWMVADYDSQEYQYQETKVSEIPARWPKAADANASQTLIKNAVQSPLMLKKEGKEPLYINVAEAAVLDYPASHLEVDAQNFKLKTHLTADRQGAKGYIQTPSVTPWRTIIVAPKAEEVMDSKMIFNLNEPTKYTDTSYIHPTKYMGVWWEMIIGKSQWAYGQPESNVRLGQTDFAKLTPNGKHAANNTKVKEYIDFAAENGFQGLLIEGWNVGWEDWFGHSKEFVFDFITPYPDFDIKMLNEYAHSKGIKLIMHHETSGSATNYERWADKAFQLMNKYGYDAVKTGYVGDIIPRGEHHYSQWTINHFYRIAEKANEYKIMINSHESVRPTGESRTYPNYISAEAARGTEYEAFGGNNPDHQTILPFTRWMGGSMDYTPGIFQTKLDYYFPGDTRFVKTTLAKQLALYVTMYMPLQMAADLPENYKKHMDAFQFIKDVAADWDDTKILSAEPGDYVITARKAKGTDTWFVGGITDENKREYTVDFSFLDKGQKYEATIYEDGKDADYINNPQSYNIYKKQITSKSKINFKMVRSGGFAVTIKKVNN, encoded by the coding sequence ATGAAGAAAATTACAGTTGGAGCAGTTTTGCTCTCAATGATGTTTGCGGGTGTTAATGCACAGTCTTTAAAATCGCCGGACGGAAAATTCGAAATGGATTTCCAGTTGAAAGGCGGCATTCCTTACTACGACCTTAAATATAACGGCAAAACGGTAGTCGAAGATTCCAAATTGGGACTGAGGCTATTTAAAGATACTTCCATAAAATTTGCTTCAGAGATTGCAAAACCGGAAGATGCTAAATTTGATCTGAACAGCGGATTTACTAAAACAGCAGAAAAAAGAGATTCTAAAAATGAATCCTGGCAGCCTGTTTTGGGAGAAAAGAAAAATTATATCAATCATTATAATGAACTGGCGGTAACCCTTAACCAGGCAACTACCGACAGAAGCATTATTGTAAAATTCAGATTGTTTAACGATGGGCTTGGATTCAGATACGAGTTTCCCCAGCAGAAAAATCTGAATTATTTTGTGATCAGGGAAGAAGATTCTGAAATAGATTTCCCGTCCGATATGAAAGCCTGGTGGATGGTGGCAGATTACGATTCTCAGGAATACCAGTATCAGGAAACAAAAGTTTCGGAAATTCCTGCAAGATGGCCGAAAGCGGCAGATGCCAACGCTTCCCAGACCCTAATTAAGAATGCCGTTCAGTCCCCTTTAATGCTTAAAAAAGAAGGAAAAGAACCATTATATATTAATGTTGCAGAAGCTGCTGTTTTAGATTATCCGGCTTCCCACCTGGAGGTGGATGCTCAGAACTTTAAGCTGAAAACCCATCTTACAGCAGACAGACAGGGAGCGAAAGGTTATATCCAGACGCCTTCTGTAACGCCTTGGAGAACTATTATTGTGGCACCCAAAGCGGAAGAGGTAATGGATTCGAAAATGATTTTCAATCTTAATGAGCCTACGAAGTATACAGATACTTCTTACATTCACCCGACGAAATATATGGGCGTATGGTGGGAAATGATCATCGGGAAATCCCAGTGGGCTTACGGACAGCCGGAATCCAATGTTCGTCTCGGACAGACTGATTTTGCAAAACTTACACCCAACGGAAAACATGCGGCCAACAATACCAAAGTTAAGGAATATATAGATTTTGCAGCAGAGAACGGATTTCAGGGATTACTGATCGAAGGCTGGAACGTCGGTTGGGAAGACTGGTTCGGTCATTCTAAAGAATTTGTTTTCGACTTTATCACGCCGTATCCGGATTTCGATATCAAAATGTTAAATGAATATGCGCATTCAAAAGGAATCAAACTGATCATGCACCACGAAACTTCCGGTTCCGCAACGAACTACGAAAGATGGGCAGACAAAGCATTCCAGCTGATGAATAAATACGGCTATGATGCTGTAAAAACAGGATATGTAGGGGACATCATCCCAAGAGGGGAGCACCATTATTCGCAGTGGACTATCAATCACTTCTACAGAATCGCAGAAAAGGCGAACGAGTACAAAATTATGATTAATTCTCACGAATCGGTTCGTCCTACAGGAGAAAGCCGTACCTACCCGAATTATATTTCAGCAGAGGCGGCCCGTGGAACAGAATACGAAGCGTTCGGAGGAAACAATCCCGATCACCAGACCATTCTTCCGTTTACCAGATGGATGGGAGGTTCGATGGACTATACACCGGGGATCTTCCAGACAAAACTGGATTACTACTTCCCGGGAGATACGCGTTTTGTGAAAACTACCCTTGCAAAACAGCTCGCACTTTATGTTACAATGTATATGCCCCTTCAGATGGCAGCCGATTTACCGGAAAACTATAAAAAGCATATGGATGCTTTCCAGTTTATCAAGGATGTAGCAGCCGATTGGGACGATACGAAAATTTTATCGGCAGAACCGGGAGATTATGTCATCACGGCAAGAAAAGCAAAAGGTACAGATACCTGGTTCGTTGGAGGGATTACCGATGAAAATAAACGTGAATATACCGTAGATTTTTCATTCCTGGATAAAGGTCAGAAATATGAAGCAACCATCTATGAAGACGGTAAAGATGCAGATTATATCAACAATCCGCAAAGCTATAACATCTACAAAAAGCAGATTACAAGCAAATCGAAAATCAATTTCAAAATGGTAAGAAGTGGTGGTTTTGCTGTAACGATCAAGAAAGTTAATAATTAA
- a CDS encoding radical SAM protein, whose product MVTSFVLKVASRCNLNCSYCYMYNLGDKTYLKQPKFMSLDTMTTFAEKLSRYSDQYGLKSFQIVFHGGEPLLYPKEFYRESIKIFREKLSDSYFDFVLQTNGVGLDEEWYHLFNELSIRVGVSIDGPKEYHDKYRVFHNGKGSYDEVRTAIQLGLDKGMHGVLSVANLNISPKELYQEFKDLNILSFNLLLPDGHFDKLPDGIIREKVNTSDYTPYADWLIELFAIWKSDPDRPNMRFFKTLIQLIAGEEVGDQVLGLKKNGVAILETNGNLEVADSIRACYEGITRNDINIHTHEIDAVLEDPLFDIYINSHQMVNEKCLNCPIYDICGGGFLLNRYSNENGFDNPTIYCHDMIKLVSYIQNDLINSLPEEVCEEMDLTRVSYHEIVEELENTRAVSVQKNIKDKLLAYSLA is encoded by the coding sequence ATGGTTACTTCTTTTGTTCTGAAGGTTGCAAGCAGATGCAACCTCAACTGTTCGTATTGTTACATGTATAATCTGGGAGATAAAACATATCTCAAACAACCCAAATTCATGTCGCTTGATACGATGACAACGTTCGCAGAAAAACTGTCACGCTACAGTGATCAATATGGCCTGAAATCCTTCCAGATTGTTTTTCATGGCGGTGAGCCCTTATTATATCCCAAAGAATTTTATAGGGAAAGCATAAAAATATTCAGAGAAAAACTCAGCGATTCCTATTTTGATTTTGTGCTTCAGACCAATGGTGTAGGTCTGGATGAAGAATGGTACCATCTGTTTAATGAATTAAGCATCCGGGTCGGTGTCAGCATAGACGGACCTAAAGAATATCACGATAAATACCGTGTTTTTCATAACGGGAAGGGATCTTACGATGAGGTTCGGACTGCCATACAGCTCGGTTTGGATAAAGGGATGCACGGCGTGTTATCCGTTGCCAACCTGAATATCAGCCCGAAGGAGCTGTACCAGGAATTTAAAGACCTCAATATTCTGAGTTTTAATCTTTTGCTTCCCGATGGGCATTTCGACAAACTGCCGGATGGTATCATCAGGGAAAAAGTTAATACCAGCGATTATACACCCTATGCCGATTGGCTGATCGAACTTTTTGCCATCTGGAAAAGTGATCCGGACCGGCCGAATATGAGGTTCTTCAAAACATTAATTCAGCTTATCGCAGGTGAAGAAGTGGGAGATCAGGTGCTCGGACTGAAAAAGAATGGGGTGGCCATCCTTGAGACCAATGGGAATCTGGAAGTGGCAGATTCTATAAGAGCCTGTTATGAGGGGATTACAAGAAATGACATTAACATCCATACCCACGAGATCGACGCTGTACTGGAAGATCCATTGTTTGATATATACATCAATTCCCACCAGATGGTTAACGAAAAATGCCTTAACTGTCCCATTTATGACATATGTGGAGGTGGCTTTCTTCTGAACAGGTATTCGAACGAGAATGGGTTTGATAATCCTACCATCTACTGTCACGATATGATAAAACTGGTAAGCTATATCCAGAATGACCTGATAAACAGTCTTCCTGAAGAGGTTTGCGAAGAAATGGATCTTACCAGGGTTTCTTATCACGAAATTGTAGAAGAGCTTGAAAATACAAGAGCGGTTTCCGTTCAGAAAAATATTAAAGATAAACTATTAGCCTACAGTTTAGCATGA